A genomic window from Brassica oleracea var. oleracea cultivar TO1000 chromosome C8, BOL, whole genome shotgun sequence includes:
- the LOC106312419 gene encoding sm-like protein LSM2 — MLFFSYFKDLVGQEVTVELKNDLAIRGTLHSVDQYLNIKLENTRVVDQDKFPHMLSVRNCFIRGSVVRYVQLPPDGVDVDLLHDAARREARGA; from the exons ATG TTGTTCTTTTCTTACTTCAAGGATTTGGTTGGACAAGAAGTGACGGTTGAGCTGAAGAACGATTTGGCAATCAGAGGGACTCTTCATTCAGTTGATCAGTACCTCAATATCAAGCTCGAGAACACTCGGGTTGTTGATCAGGACAAGTTCCCTCACATG CTTTCGGTCAGAAACTGTTTCATCAGAGGATCAGTGGTGAGGTACGTGCAGTTACCTCCTGATGGAGTCGATGTTGATCTACTTCATGATGCAGCTAGAAGAGAAGCTAGAGGTGCTTGA
- the LOC106312594 gene encoding BSD domain-containing protein 1-like: protein MNFFKSVFSDDPDPPGTESESDSPKHSEDPDQSNPEHEDDDNGGWSFGGLMKTIADRSESVIETYRRDLEEFGTGLKKEIEVAQGSLGTVGHAIDELGNTVIKGTAEIIAQGKEAILAAGNESDSSDNTSLGRRDSFSSKPYSRFDAQVRAVQGDLGTYSEEPEDSDDYKKWESEFSLGEEMESLLEGNADMRGVYKRVVPSVVDHETFWFRYFYKVYKLKQAEDLRANLVKRAISLDDEEELSWDIDDEEETSEVVAAKDVSRLKLEGNDDVGSGVVSKTEKDEVTVSEVSNVGLKTDTDSAEKKETDNEQVPESKPVVDAAKPVVDAITPPLPASEEAPIEVTVKPEAVPKSEENAPSQDSAAKPDGAVSSSTQEEDLGWDEIEDMSSIDGKEASRSSGGSPNRAELRKRLSTAEEDEDLSWDIEDDDDEETSPSTKA, encoded by the coding sequence ATGAATTTCTTCAAATCCGTCTTCTCCGACGACCCAGATCCTCCAGGAACCGAATCTGAATCCGATTCACCAAAACACAGCGAAGATCCAGATCAATCTAATCCAGAACACGAAGACGACGACAACGGCGGATGGAGCTTCGGTGGTCTGATGAAAACCATAGCCGACAGATCCGAGTCCGTGATCGAAACCTACCGGCGAGATCTAGAAGAGTTCGGGACAGGCTTGAAGAAGGAGATCGAAGTCGCGCAGGGATCGCTCGGCACCGTCGGACACGCCATCGACGAGCTTGGGAACACCGTGATTAAAGGCACGGCTGAGATCATCGCTCAAGGCAAAGAAGCGATCTTGGCCGCCGGTAACGAATCTGATTCTTCTGATAACACTAGCTTGGGCCGTCGCGATAGCTTTAGCTCGAAGCCGTATAGTCGTTTCGATGCTCAGGTTCGCGCCGTTCAGGGAGATCTCGGCACTTACAGCGAAGAGCCTGAGGATTCGGATGATTACAAGAAGTGGGAATCTGAGTTTTCTCTGGGAGAGGAGATGGAGAGCTTGTTGGAGGGGAATGCAGATATGAGAGGAGTGTATAAGAGGGTTGTTCCTAGTGTGGTTGATCATGAGACGTTTTGGTTTAGGTATTTCTATAAGGTTTATAAGCTCAAGCAAGCTGAAGACTTGAGGGCTAATCTTGTGAAACGAGCTATTTCTTTGGATGATGAGGAGGAGTTGAGCTGGGATATTGATGATGAAGAGGAGACCAGCGAGGTAGTTGCTGCCAAAGATGTTTCAAGATTGAAACTTGAAGGGAATGATGATGTGGGTAGCGGAGTTGTGAGCAAGACTGAGAAAGATGAAGTGACAGTGTCTGAAGTTAGCAATGTTGGTCTGAAGACAGACACAGATTCTGCAGAGAAGAAGGAAACTGATAATGAACAAGTTCCAGAATCAAAACCAGTAGTTGATGCTGCAAAACCAGTAGTTGATGCTATTACTCCTCCTCTTCCTGCATCTGAGGAGGCTCCAATCGAAGTTACGGTCAAACCAGAAGCTGTTCCCAAATCCGAAGAGAATGCTCCATCTCAAGACTCAGCTGCTAAACCAGATGGTGCTGTTTCTTCATCAACTCAAGAAGAGGATTTGGGATGGGACGAGATTGAGGATATGAGCAGCATCGATGGAAAGGAAGCGAGTCGTTCAAGTGGTGGAAGTCCAAACAGGGCTGAGCTGCGTAAACGCCTGAGTACTGCAGAGGAAGATGAAGACTTAAGTTGGGACATTGAAGATGATGACGACGAAGAAACATCACCATCAACAAAAGCTTAA
- the LOC106312417 gene encoding LOW QUALITY PROTEIN: isoamylase 2, chloroplastic-like (The sequence of the model RefSeq protein was modified relative to this genomic sequence to represent the inferred CDS: deleted 1 base in 1 codon; substituted 1 base at 1 genomic stop codon) yields MAAWSPSAGIRSSCLINNGITETWKFPYASFLTGKNKTKRGSETLIVTRKHIYRDLGSYGLSKICASKSSVELKEEHVSTRGAKVHDLKKVSSYLFRTKSGALVKVQVEKKIERYSIMVYVSSLEPSGDDNKSSLVMVWGVFRSDSSCFLPLDFENSDQDSQTPFVKSSLSELMLELEFDGKESPFYLSFRLKLVSANDPNGLEMLTHRDTNFCVPVGFTAGHPLPLGLSSGPDGGDSWNFAFFSRNSKSLVLCLYDDSTTDRPALELDLDPYVNRTGDVWHASVDKTWGFVRYGYRCKESTNSEDDEAESIVLDPYARVIENTISPKFLGSIYKNSSFDWGEDVSPNIPLEKLIVYRLNIKGFTQHKSSKLPTNVAGTFSGVAEKVNHLKALGTNAVLLEPIFSFSEQQGPYFPFHFFSPMDMYGQESAVNSLKEMVKRLHSEGIEVLLEVVFTHTAESGALQGIDDSSYYYTGKDSKTYLNCNYPVVQQLILESLRYWVTEFHVDGFCFINASSLLRGVHGEQLSRPPLVEAISFDPLLAGTKLIADCWNPRDIKMPKEVKFPHWKRWAELNTRYCRDVRNFVSGRGLLSDLATRVCGSGDMFTDGRGPAFSFNYISRNSGLSLVDLVSFSGPELVSELSWNCGEEGETNKSAVLXTRLKQIRNLLFIQYISLGIPVLNMGDKCGVSTKGSPLLESRKPFDWNMLASGFGAQITQFILLLTSVRARRSNVFQRNKFLKPESIVWYANDQTTPNWEDTASRFLALGIKTDSGEETTELKNNDLFIGFNASDRLEKVILPSLPEGRSKWRRLVDTALPFPGFFSVEGETVVTEDELVVYEMKPYSCTLFETINSTA; encoded by the exons ATGGCTGCTTGGTCACCATCAGCTGGGATCAGATCTTCTTGTCTAATAAACAATGGCATCACTGAAACATGGAAATTTCCTTATGCCAGTTTCTTAACTGGAAAGAACAAGACTAAACGTGGATCTGAGACGCTAATAGTTACAAGAAAACATATCTACAGGGATTTGGGAAGTTATGGGTTGAGTAAGATCTGTGCTTCAAAAAGTTCTGTCGAGCTGAAGGAGGAACATGTGTCTACGAGAGGTGCTAAGGTCCATGACCTGAAGAAGGTATCATCCTATCTCTTCAGGACCAAGTCTGGTGCTCTTGTTAAAGTACAAGTTGAAAAGAAGATAGAGAGGTACAGTATCATGGTTTACGTCTCATCGCTGGAACCAAGTGGTGATGACAACAAGAGTAGTCTGGTGATGGTTTGGGGTGTATTCAGGTCTGATTCTTCCTGTTTCTTGCCTCTGGATTTCGAAAACTCTGATCAAGACTCACAAACTCCCTTTGTGAAAAGCTCATTGTCTGAGTTAATGCTAGAGCTAGAATTTGATGGGAAAGAATCTCCTTTCTACCTATCATTTCGGCTCAAGTTAGTGTCAGCAAATGATCCGAACGGTCTGGAAATGCTCACTCACAGGGACACAAACTTCTGTGTCCCAGTTGGTTTTACTGCTGGTCATCCACTGCCATTAGGCCTTTCATCCGGACCAGATGGTGGTGACTCGTGGAATTTCGCATTCTTTTCAAGAAACTCTAAGAGTTTGGTATTGTGCTTGTATGATGATAGCACTACCGATAGACCTGCGTTGGAGCTTGATCTTGATCCTTATGTCAACCGAACAGGTGATGTCTGGCATGCTTCAGTTGATAAAACATGGGGTTTTGTGAGATATGGCTACCGTTGCAAGGAATCTACTAACTCTGAAGATGATGAAGCTGAGAGTATTGTTTTGGATCCGTATGCCAGAGTCATTGAGAATACCATCTCTCCGAAATTTCTTGGAAGTATATACAAAAACTCTTCATTTGATTGGGGGGAG GATGTGTCTCCAAACATACCACTGGAGAAACTCATTGTTTACCGGTTGAATATTAAGGGTTTCACACAACATAAGTCCTCCAAGTTGCCAACCAATGTAGCAGGGACATTTTCTGGTGTAGCTGAGAAAGTGAACCATTTGAAAGCTCTTGGAACCAACGCTGTCCTCTTGGAGCCAATCTTTTCATTCTCGGAGCAACAAGGTCCTTACTTTCCATTTCATTTCTTTTCACCGATGGACATGTATGGCCAAGAATCTGCAGTTAACTCGTTGAAAGAGATGGTAAAGAGACTGCACAGTGAGGGGATTGAGGTACTTCTGGAAGTAGTATTCACACATACTGCTGAGTCTGGAGCTCTTCAAGGAATTGATGACAGTTCCTATTATTACACGGGAAAGGATTCTAAAACTTACTTGAACTGTAACTATCCTGTAGTTCAGCAGCTGATATTAGAGAGCCTGCGTTATTGGGTGACTGAGTTTCATGTAGATGGGTTTTGTTTCATCAATGCTTCTTCTCTCTTGAGAGGCGTCCACGGTGAACAACTTTCTCGTCCTCCCTTGGTTGAAGCAATATCTTTTGATCCACTCCTCGCGGGGACAAAACTAATAGCTGACTGCTGGAATCCACGTGACATCAAGATGCCAAAGGAAGTAAAGTTCCCTCACTGGAAACGATGGGCGGAACTCAACACACGATACTGTCGAGATGTAAGGAACTTTGTGAGTGGAAGAGGCCTTCTTAGCGACCTGGCTACAAGAGTTTGTGGAAGTGGTGACATGTTCACAGATGGAAGAGGTCCGGCTTTCTCCTTCAACTACATTTCAAGAAACTCAGGGCTCTCTCTCGTTGACTTGGTCAGTTTCAGTGGCCCTGAGCTGGTGTCAGAGCTAAGCTGGAACTGTGGGGAAGAAGGAGAGACAAACAAGTCAGCTGTTCTTTAGACAAGGTTGAAACAAATCCGCAACTTGTTGTTTATACAGTACATTTCACTTGGAATCCCTGTGCTCAACATGGGAGATAAATGTGGAGTCTCTACAAAGGGCTCTCCTTTGCTAGAATCAAGGAAGCCATTTGACTGGAACATGTTAGCTTCTGGCTTCGGTGCACAGATCACTCAGTTCATCCTTTTGTTGACTTCAGTTAGAGCAAGGAGAAGCAATGTGTTTCAAAGGAATAAGTTTTTGAAACCTGAGAGCATTGTTTGGTATGCGAACGACCAAACAACACCGAATTGGGAAGACACTGCTTCAAGATTTTTGGCATTGGGGATCAAAACAGATTCAGGGGAAGAAACGACCGAGCTAAAGAACAATGATCTGTTCATTGGATTCAATGCAAGTGATCGTCTTGAGAAGGTGATATTACCTTCACTACCCGAAGGAAGAAGCAAATGGAGGCGATTGGTGGACACAGCTCTTCCTTTCCCGGGGTTTTTTTCTGTTGAAGGAGAGACCGTTGTAACAGAGGATGAACTGGTAGTGTATGAGATGAAGCCGTACAGTTGTACCCTTTTTGAAACCATCAATTCTACTGCTTAG